TCTGCAAAGATGAAGTCTACCCAAAGAAGTGAGAGTACAAATAGtgtttttcatcaaattatgaAAACATCTATGCCTCTTATTGaagttattaaattttatgAGGAAAAGGCAACACAAATGCGACAAGATGAAATAAATGAAGATTTTCGTTGTAAGAATAGTGCACCTGGGAAAGTTCATAAGCATGGGGGCATTTTAAATCATGCTGCTAAAGTTTATACGCTTGCTTTGTTTGAAATGTTTGAAGAAAAGTTTAATTCAGGTATGGGATTGAATTGTGTTGAAACTAATCATTGTGAGGATAACTTTACATATTTACTAAGTAGTGGGGAGAGTAGAAGGTTTCATATTGTGCATTTTAACCGAGCTGAATTAAGTATTTGTTGTGATTGCAAATTATTTGAGACTTTGGGGTTGTTATGTTGCCATGCTTTAAGGGTTTTTCTTGTGAATAATGTGAATAATATACCCGACAAAAATATATCAAGTAGATGGACAAAAGATGCCAAGAAAATGTTGTGTTGCTCTGTTGATTCATTTAAATCAAATGAGAAATTGACTCATGTATTGCGTATGAGCAACTTAAGTCTTTTATGGTATAAATGTTGTGATAAGGCTACATTGACTGATCATGAGACCAAAATAGCAATGGATAGTCTAAGTGAGCTATTATGCAAGCTTGAAAAGAGTTCAGCAGATACAAATAAGGTGGAAGATGTTGGTAAAATATGTCCTCAAGATCTCATACATGATGATGATGTGCAACCTTGCTTAGATGGTAAGAGACCAATCCTTGATCCGCCACATGTGAGAAAGAAAGGGATAActaattttagaataaaaagtCAACTGgaaaagaagcaaagaaaaaagaaagtgaaaaatgCAACCACTTCAAAAGCTCCAAAAACTATTTCTATGGTACATGGTAAGTACAAAACTAGCACTcaagctttctttttcttattttttgctTGTTGAGTTTAATTGTatgttcttatttttatttttaaattttttttttcagaaaatgttCAATCATCATTTCTTCTCCCGGAGATGTCTATTGCTAATCCTGTGGTTAGCTCTACAAAAATGCTTCAagaaaatcatttgaaaaaaagGAACATAAGAAAAGTGAAAGATATAACCACTTCACAAGCTTCAGAAGCTATTTCTATGATACATGGTAAGTACAAAACtagtatttcaatttttatttttcttatttttgctTGTTGAGCATAATCATTtgttactgtttttttttttttttctttttttatatagaagATGTTCAAACATCATTCTGTCCCCTGAAAATGTTTGTTGCTTATCCCATGATTAATTCTACAAGAATGTTTCAAGAAAGTACCTCAATGTCACACTTGAATCAAGTACATTCTATAACCTTAAACTTTTTATGTTAGAGGGGGAGAAGCTTTAATatgtgcttttgttttttgtttttaccctaatattgttctctttttttaggGCCCTACTAAAAATTCCTAAAGTATGAAGAAAAACTCTTTTGGATAGTATTTTGGACAATATATTGCACAACTCATGGACAGTTTTTTGGACACCATTTTGGTCATTATTGCACAGTGGAGGAACCTCTTAAATAGTATATTTgacttgaaaattttatagataACGTAGCTGAAAATTTGGACAAGTAATTGCATAGCCAAACACTAATTATAGCTGTCATTTTGTAAAACTTTTGTAACGAATGAAATTACTCAAACATGATAGATTTTGTATATGTTTGTGTAACTTCTAGctaaatactaattatataCAAATGATAAAAGTTTTTAATGCAAGAGTACTTTTTATTCTTATATGTTAGTTTTTATATGTGCATGGTAGTGGAATTGCAATACTAGATTGTTGCAAGTGTTATATTGGTCCAGTTAAAGGAATGATATAGTGAATGGCAATATTTTGGTACTagactttttgttgttgttattttgatAATACAGTGAATGGCAGGTGTTGgacctttttttgttttttgttttcttacaGGAGGGGGGAAAGgggatttgttttttattattccaGAGGAGAATTGTACAAGTGTGTTTACAAGAAATATATTAATGGTGAAAAATGAGGATAATGGTGTTATTGTGATTACTGCTCTTGCTTCTTGATGTCTTGCGTTTAATTAGACTCCTGAGCACAATCGTGTCAGGAATGTCTTTAACAACTTGCTGAAGCAAATTGGGAATCCTGTTGATTTTGAACTACCAGATTGGTTTAATAAATGGAAGCCAATGCCATATACTTTTATAAGGAGAAGTATCCTTTTAAAATGCAGTTTCAGTTATGTAACCATATAATAGTTGTAAGATCTCATGTGAAATTTATTTGAGCTTCTCATAGTAGGTTTGCTGCTGACCTGATTAGTGGGATCAAGGCTTGATTGAGTTATAGCAATTTTAGCATTGGTACAATTTTAGACATTTTTATTCTCATATCTTTAAACcttcatttattatttca
This genomic stretch from Quercus lobata isolate SW786 chromosome 3, ValleyOak3.0 Primary Assembly, whole genome shotgun sequence harbors:
- the LOC115980568 gene encoding protein FAR1-RELATED SEQUENCE 9-like, with translation MEFESTWSKMIEMHNLKDNTWLDRLYQIREKWCPTFNLDFFSAKMKSTQRSESTNSVFHQIMKTSMPLIEVIKFYEEKATQMRQDEINEDFRCKNSAPGKVHKHGGILNHAAKVYTLALFEMFEEKFNSGMGLNCVETNHCEDNFTYLLSSGESRRFHIVHFNRAELSICCDCKLFETLGLLCCHALRVFLVNNVNNIPDKNISSRWTKDAKKMLCCSVDSFKSNEKLTHVLRMSNLSLLWYKCCDKATLTDHETKIAMDSLSELLCKLEKSSADTNKVEDVGKICPQDLIHDDDVQPCLDGKRPILDPPHVRKKGITNFRIKSQLEKKQRKKKVKNATTSKAPKTISMVHENVQSSFLLPEMSIANPVVSSTKMLQENHLKKRNIRKVKDITTSQASEAISMIHGGGKGDLFFIIPEENCTSVFTRNILMVKNEDNGVIVITALAS